Below is a genomic region from Drosophila kikkawai strain 14028-0561.14 chromosome X, DkikHiC1v2, whole genome shotgun sequence.
CGTTCTCGTCTCAATCCCGTCGCAATTCcaacgcccacgcccacgaaTGTGGCACCACCCACCCCCCGCCCTCTTCTCCCTCTCACCCAGCATATCCCATTTTTCAGCTCAGTTGCATGTCAACTCTGAGCGCCGCAAAATGATTAATGAGCATATGGTAACCCTGCCTCACTGCCTGAACGACTGCCTCCCCCGGATGATTCCACCCACTCGAGCAAGCAGCTCTCTCGCACAATCGCTGCCCCAATCAAATtgaatcaaatcaaattaataattactttttaaGGAGGAAGTGCCCCTAAAAACAACGATGGGCCTTGCGTTGGCTGCAATTAATTTGGCTCCCAGAACACTCACTCCTCTACCCAGTATCCAGTACCCACTACCCAATGCCAAGTGCAGTTAATTACAAGCGGCGCACACACCACGCCCCTTGCTAACGCCCCGACCCggtgtatatatgcattatgGCCATAATTACACCAACTAGCCATCATTTGTTAATGCTAATTGGTCAATGAGCCACAGCCGGGCTGGACTggtccctctctctctctctctcgcactTGATCTTTATTCCGGTTTAGACCCGGAGTCTACTCCGCTGTCTGCCGCTTTGGAGGAGACGGAGACTCCAGCTTAATGGACAGAGTCAGAGTCGGAGCGCGATCAAGGCAAATGGCGTCCCATCAATTTGGGGTCTAGTGATTGCTCTCttaagaaagaaagaaagaaagtcACGGCGGTTACCGCAAAACAAGCCAAAGTTAATACATCAAAGAGTATTTCCCGGAATTATAACGATTACGGAATGGGTTTAAAGACAATTGTTTgattacaaaatatacaaaaatgtaagaCTGATTAAGTGAATGAAGATCTGCAATTAAAGAATAAGAAACTTGAATACAACTACTTAGATTAAAAGTAGTTAAGAAGATACTAtgaatattcaaataaaatcagGCTTAAAGAAGAACCTATCAAAATTAGACCTTAACTGAAAAAGCCagacatatttatatcattCATATTAAATCCTACTTAAGGAAGAACCCAAAGCATCACAGAatataagaatattatttatattgtgtatatattatattcatatttatattattcattTATGATCCCTTGAATCAAATCTTTTCAACTGCTTATTCAATCTATAAAAGTAAACGTTgcacaaaaaaatcaaatcactACCTGGAAACCCCATTTAGGGTCAagtatttcataattataGGGATCAAGTCCAATTAGAAATAAATCTAAAGAAATATCTGCCCGAAAACAAACATATTCACACTTGGTAAATTCAATGTTTGGCTTTGTTGTTCATTTTTAACACGGTTAGGTCTCTGTCTATATCTTTGGGTAGCTTATTTATGGTTTATCGACTATGATGTGGGGGGGGGGACCCAATTTCGGACTCGACGCGACCTTTTCCGTGGGCGCACAGCAGGCATTCCGTTCGCTCCACATACACTACTTTGTATGCTAAATACAAATCAACGAAAATCAATCGGACTTTACATAATAATCGATCGCTGATTAGCTAAATCAATAAATGTGCTTTGCAGGTAGCAAAAGTCAGGCCGAGCAGCAGCGGTTCGAGCAAAAAACAGCGAGAACGAAAGCATTTAGCAGGGCTAATTGAATGAATTAGCATATTGTCGGGGCCCCGATAACGAGCAGGATGAGTTCTATAGCTACTATAGACAGATGGCACGTATTCAAATGGAAATCGTAATGGAAATTCGATCCGAAATGGATCGATCAGGCGGCGCTGACCTCCACTGGGGAGGCGCGTGTACCCAGAGACCTGATAATTCATTAGCCCGAACCGTCGATCTGGCGAAAGTCAGCgttggaaattgatttcatGGGAAAGAGTTGAGGAATGCGAATTGTTTTCTTAACACATTTTTGcaacaatttattattaaaaatattttgtttcttgtGATGTCTTACGCGTGTCTTTCATTAGCATTTAAGgccatttctctctctctatctctatctctctgtAAATAACTAGTAACGAGTGATCTTTCGTCAGGGTATTTTGCAACGAGTTCGGTTTCTTTCATTCATAGAGCTTAACGAGTGGTTGGTGCCATTGAGCATCCCATAAACGTAGCCTTTTGATTCGATCATTGAATTTGAATAACCTCCATTTACCAGGCTTTAAGGCTTTATGCAAAAGGCTTATTTAGTTGTGAATTAAGCTCAGCAAGCACAGCTCAAGAAAGTAACTAGTAACTAATTCTATTATCGACTGATTAAGTCACATCAAGCTGATTATTCTTTGAATAATGGTATGCCAATAGGATTACGGTGGCTACTTtatatgttaattttattgtctttGCAATATGCTAATCACGAAACACCAGTGTTGAGTGGGAGCACAAGTCGGCTCCAATACAGGTACCTTCTTTAGTGTCCATACTTTTGGTAGACCCACTCCTTGTTGTCCAGCGGACACACCTGGCGCGTCTTCAGCCAACGCGAGATACAGTGGTAGTGGAAGGCGTGATTACATTCGCCCCAGGCCACCGTACATTCGTCCTTGTGGGCATTCGGATCGGCCTGGCACTCAATGCACAAGGTCATGATGTGGTTCCTACAGATGGCACAATTGTCCACGGCCACGTCCCATGACCACAGGGCGTGAGCCACCCACTTCTTCACTGCGAAGCGATCGTCCCGAGCCTGAACACTGCCGCCAACGGtgctgccaccgccgccggTGGCACCGCCACTGCCAGAGGCAGCCTCGTCCTCATTGGAGCCCAAGCTGTGAAAGTCCTCGGCCTCCTCAATCTCTATCTCCTCACccattttcgatttttttttgtaatttatatatatatttttaaatatttttttgttgtctcaAAATATGTTGTCAATTTAACAAGGAATTTGAAATGGAAACTATTTTCTGTATACGAATGGAGGTGACAGTTCTCCGACGGGGCAACCGATGTCGGCagctttcaaataaatatagtgtagtgtgtttttaatttataaccaTTACAATTCTTAttggaaattaattataatgatgGTAATGGTAACACCTATATATTAACTATCAACTAGCTAGTTACAAGATTAATTAACTTATTACAAGAGTGATTTTAAATTCGAATAATGACCTTAACCCTTTTAAGTTGCACAAAATGTTTTCCAATTGGAAATTAATCTGAATTCATCCTGATACCCAAAGTATTTtagtataaataaaacaagataAGATTTTTAAGAGAGAATAAATACccttaatatttcaaatattccTTTCAAAAATTCCCTTCAAAATT
It encodes:
- the Roc1b gene encoding RING-box protein 1B encodes the protein MGEEIEIEEAEDFHSLGSNEDEAASGSGGATGGGGSTVGGSVQARDDRFAVKKWVAHALWSWDVAVDNCAICRNHIMTLCIECQADPNAHKDECTVAWGECNHAFHYHCISRWLKTRQVCPLDNKEWVYQKYGH